The Loxodonta africana isolate mLoxAfr1 chromosome 12, mLoxAfr1.hap2, whole genome shotgun sequence genome segment GACCAGACTCAGCAGCACAGCTACAGCAGCGCCAGCGACCCCCAGGGCCGCTGGGGGCTGGGCGCGCACAACTTCTGCCGGTCAGGGGCGGGGCCGGAGCGGGGACGCGCTGGGGGCGGGGCGGAGGCAGTGATGGGCGCTGACGGGGGGCCACTGCAGGGCCGGAGAAGGCGGGGCCTGACTGCCCTGGGGCGGGGttggggtggggcagggctggAGCCGGGCGGGCCTTTGGCACCCACCTGCAGAGCCCCAGGTCTGGGCCGGAGAGAGGGACCAGGCCTCTGCGCTCCAGAAGCCGGTACCCGCGGGCCTGGTCGGAGAGCAGGAGTGAGGGCTTAGGCACAGCAGTGCCATTTCTCTGAGGGCGGGGACAGCGTAGCGTACTTCTATGGGGTTAGAGTCATACCTGTGTCTGGAGAGATCAGGACGGGAGGACACTTCTCTGCTGAGCCACAAACCTTAGGACACATCGCTTCTGCCGTCAGGCGGGGTTCCGAGGCGAGGGGCCTCAAAGTCCCCATATATGATATCATGTTCTAGCAACAGCTGAAACCTAAAAACAGTCCCCGGGCCCCTTAGGGACAAACTTCCCGCGGTTCACTAAGAAGTCCACCAGAAGTACGTGGGGGAAACTAGGATTTGTGTGACACGGAGAGAAGCTGTAGCTAACCTCTGACACGCACCGACCTCAATGGCCATTTTGCACTCTGGCTGTGGGGCGGGCCCTGGGCTCTTGGGCGGTGGAATCCAGACCACTTGCCCCCTCCATCAGCAGGAATCCTGACGGAGACGTGCAGCCCTGGTGCTACGTGGCCGAGACGGAGGAGGGCATCTACTGGCGCTACTGCGACATCCCCACGTGTCACAGTGAGTGGGCCCAGCAGGACAGGGGCGGGGGGGCCGGGGTGCTCGGGCGGGAGGCGGCTTTGGGAGGCGCCAGAGCCTGACACCAAGCACCCTCAGTGCCTGGGTACCTGGGCTGCTTCGTGGACTCGGGAGCGCCCCCAGCCCTCAGCGGCCCCAGCGGCACCTCCACGAAGCTCACGGTCCAAGTGTGTCTTCGCTTCTGCCGCATGAAGGGCTACCAGGTACTGCCCCTCCAGGCCAATGGCCCCTGACCCTTGACCTTGGGACCTTACTCCAACTCTGACGCCAAACCTTGACAATGATTTCTGGATCTCCAGCCCAATTCCCACTTACGACCCCAGCCCGACCACCAGACCCCTACCCTGAGCCCTTGCCTCTGGGGTCACCCAGTCTGTGCTCCCAGCTGGCGGGGGTGGAGGCTGGCTACGCCTGCTTCTGTGGCTCAGAAAGCGACCTGACCCGGGGACGCCCGGCCCCAGCCACAGACTGTGACCAGATCTGCTTCGGCCACCCGGGCCAGTTGTGTGGCGGCGACGGGCGCCTGGGCATCTACGAAGGTGAGGAGTGGGCGGAGACTTAGGGGCGTACGTGAGACGGGGGCTCTGCGTGAGACCCTGATAGGGGGTAGAATCCAAAAAGGGGAGGTCCGAGACTGAGGGCGGGGCCTGAGAAAGGGACTGGGTTGAATCTGGAGACGGGGGCGGGGCTTGAGGAGTAATTGGGCGGGGTCTAGGTTTGGGGCGGGGCCTGAGGAGAGGATTGGTTTGGGGGCAGTACCTACTGAAGTGATCTGGGCGGGGCTTGgagttgggggtggggctggaggaGGGGACTGGGCGGGCCCTGCGGTTGAGGATGATGCTTGAGGAGGTGATTGGGCTGATCTAAGGACCCGGCCTCGCTGGGAGGGGAAGGGCTTCGCGGGGGGGCCCGCCCCTGACCTCAGCCCCGCGGGGCCGCAGTGTCTGTGGGTTCTTGCCAGGGGAACTGGACGGCGCCTCAGGGCGTCATCTACTCCCCGGACTTCCCGGACGAGTACGGGCCTGATCGGAACTGCAGTTGGGCGCTGGGCCCGCCAGGGGCCGCGCTGGAGCTCACCTTCCGCCTCTTCGAGCTGGCCGACCCGCGCGACAGGCTGGAGCTGCGGGATGCCGCCTCTGGCCGCCTGCTGCGCACGTTCGACGGCAACCGCCCGCCGCCGTCAGGGCCCCTGCGCCTGCGGCCAGCCGCGCTGCTGCTCACCTTCCGCAGCGACGCGCGCGGCAACGCGCAGGGCTTCGCGCTCACCTACCGTGGTGAGGCCCGACCCGCCCGTCTGCCCTTCCGCCCGGGCCCACGCCCGCGCGGTCCGGCCTCACATCCCTCTCCGCAGGCCTGCGGGACGCCCCTGAGAAGCAGGCGCCCCCCAGGGGTTCGGCCCAGACCCCTGCAGCACCCCTCGACGGGGCCAACGCGAGCTGCAGCCCCCGGCCCGGGGCTCCGGAAGCTGCGATGGGCGGTAAGGAGGGCGAGCAAGGGGGGAGTGAGTTTGGGGTGCAGCCCCTACTGCCCTCACAGCGCCCATGTCCCCGCAGCCCGCGTCTTCTCCACGGTGACGGCCATCTCGgtgcttctgctgctgcttctctcgcTGACGGGCCTGCTGCGCCAAAGGTGCAGGCACTGGGGCCAGGCCTGAGATTTGAGGGCACTGGTGGGGAGCCTGGGCCAAGAGGGGCATGAGGCTGGGGAGGGGGGCCTGGGGTATTGAGTGGCGAGACTTTGGGTCCACACAGGGAACAGTCTTGGGATGGCAGGAGAGTAGGGATGCTGGTGGCTGGGATGGGCTCAGGATCGAGTTGACGTCTGCTCCCTCTCCAGGAGCTGTCTGCTGGCTCCGGGGAAGGGGCCTCTGGCGTTGGGGCCTTCCCGGGGTCCCAGGAGAAGCTGGGCCGTGTGGTACCGCCGGCCCCGAGGGGTGGCCCTGCCCTGCCCGTCTGGGGAGCCCCAGGCTGAGGGTCCAGCTGCAGGCTACCGGCCCCTGAGCGCCTCCAGCCAGAGCTCTCTGCCCTCACTCATCTCCGCTCTCTGACTCCAAGCCTCAGGGGTCCATCTCCGCCAGCGGGATGGACATCTGAGATGCTGTGCCACACGCTACCTCGCCTTCCGGCCATTTACCAGCAGCTCGGCCTCTGGTCATCTCGGGGAAGCCAGAGTCGGGCGGGAAGCATCTGGTGCTACATGGCGACCCAGGCATGACGCTAGGGTCCAGATGGTTATGGACAAAGGGCAGGACAAACCCGGCCCACCCATTCACAGACCTTGATGTGGGGATGGTGTCTCTGGTTTCAGGGGTCTTTGGGCACCTCTTGGGGTGCTCCTGGGCTACTGCCCTCAGGGAGAGGTCAGGAGTCAACAAAAGTAGTCAAAAGACCAGCTACAGACTTTGAATAAAGGAACTATTTTGATTCAGGCCTGGGCAAGTTCTTACGCGATGGGGAGGAGCTATGCAACTGAGGTGCTGGAGCCGAGAGTTGGGCATCTCTATGCAAATAGAGGACGTTCGTTCTACACTGAGTGAGTTTAGTGGAGCGGCTTGGAATGCAGAGGACTGAGGATTGAGGCGGACGGATGCATGGGCGGGGTCCTGCAGGAAGAAGCAGGAGGGGTGGCCTGTTGTGGGCAGGATTATGCAGAGGGGGTGTTTTCCTGGGCCTAGCTCCGGTGGGCAGGGCACAGACTGCCAGGCTGACCTTTCTCCCCGCGCCACctgcctctctttttctcttcgtTTCCTGCCTGTCTTGGGCGGGGCAGAGGGTGAGCCTCGTGGGCCATAACAAGGATCGAGTCAGGCCGAGCCCAAGCTCGGAGAAGCCTGGTCTGAAAGGCAGGGCCTCGCCTTAGGGCGCCAGGCGCGTGAGGCAAGAAGCAGAGGCCTGGGCACCTTGCTGCGCTCCGGAGAGTCGGGCCCGTGGAGAGCTCGTCCCCGGGAGTAGGGAGCGCAAGCTTTGGCCGCGACCGTCCGAATGGCCCAGGGCCGACAGCACCTTGGACAGAGCCCGGCCTGCTAGTGGGGCTGGGTGTTGGGGCTGCGCCTGAGAGGGTGGGTACCCAAGGGTGCAGCGACCCGGGGGTCGCGGGGACACCCGGGGCGCACACTGCTGGGGGACCCGAGGCGCCGGGGCCGCTCCCAGAGAGCTCCCGGGAACCAGAACGTCGGGTCACAAGCCGACCGCCCCTCATACAAACGAGGCGGGGACTGTATAAATTATGCCAAGGGGCGAGGTCCTGGGCGGTCTACCCCTGCCTACCGCGCCAATTGGCCTTGGCAGCACTGACGTCATGGGCCTAGCGCGCGAAACTACTACAGGCCTGCGGGGGCGAGAACCAGGGCGGAGCCTGGCTTCTCCTCCTGAGTCCCGCCGCACCCGTCTTCCCAGCTGTGGCTAGATAACCCGCCAGCCGCCTCCGCACTCCGTCCCTCCGGCCCGCAGTCCTCGGGGCCCGGGCCGGCATTGCGCTCCGGCGCCGGCGCGTTCCGCACCCTTCCCAGTGGCGCAGGGGGGGCCGGGCTCGCGCCTGCGCAGCGCCGAGGGGCACGGGCCGAGATTCCCGCAGGCCGGCGGGGCCCGGCATGAGCGTCCCGGAGCCGCGGCGCCGCTGAGCCGGAGGCCGGTGAGGGAGTCCCGCGGGCCATGGCGTTCCTGGCCGGGCCGCGCCTGCTGGACTGGGCCAGCTCACCGCAGCACCTGCAGTTCAACAAGTTCGTGCTCACAGGCTACCGGCCGGCCAGCAGCGGCTCGGGTTGCCTGCGCAGCCTCTTCTACCTGCACAACGAACTGGGT includes the following:
- the KREMEN2 gene encoding kremen protein 2 isoform X2, giving the protein MGTRALQGLLVLLFLPLPLPRRASAGSLHSPGLSECFQVNGADYRGHQNRTGPRGAGRPCLFWDQTQQHSYSSASDPQGRWGLGAHNFCRNPDGDVQPWCYVAETEEGIYWRYCDIPTCHMPGYLGCFVDSGAPPALSGPSGTSTKLTVQVCLRFCRMKGYQLAGVEAGYACFCGSESDLTRGRPAPATDCDQICFGHPGQLCGGDGRLGIYEVSVGSCQGNWTAPQGVIYSPDFPDEYGPDRNCSWALGPPGAALELTFRLFELADPRDRLELRDAASGRLLRTFDGNRPPPSGPLRLRPAALLLTFRSDARGNAQGFALTYRGLRDAPEKQAPPRGSAQTPAAPLDGANASCSPRPGAPEAAMGGAVCWLRGRGLWRWGLPGVPGEAGPCGTAGPEGWPCPARLGSPRLRVQLQATGP
- the KREMEN2 gene encoding kremen protein 2 isoform X1, whose product is MGTRALQGLLVLLFLPLPLPRRASAGSLHSPGLSECFQVNGADYRGHQNRTGPRGAGRPCLFWDQTQQHSYSSASDPQGRWGLGAHNFCRNPDGDVQPWCYVAETEEGIYWRYCDIPTCHMPGYLGCFVDSGAPPALSGPSGTSTKLTVQVCLRFCRMKGYQLAGVEAGYACFCGSESDLTRGRPAPATDCDQICFGHPGQLCGGDGRLGIYEVSVGSCQGNWTAPQGVIYSPDFPDEYGPDRNCSWALGPPGAALELTFRLFELADPRDRLELRDAASGRLLRTFDGNRPPPSGPLRLRPAALLLTFRSDARGNAQGFALTYRGLRDAPEKQAPPRGSAQTPAAPLDGANASCSPRPGAPEAAMGARVFSTVTAISVLLLLLLSLTGLLRQRSCLLAPGKGPLALGPSRGPRRSWAVWYRRPRGVALPCPSGEPQAEGPAAGYRPLSASSQSSLPSLISAL